In Egicoccus sp. AB-alg2, a single genomic region encodes these proteins:
- a CDS encoding cupin domain-containing protein, which produces MSPPHPPFAVQAGEGSVLETPTGDRAVVKADAAQTNGSMTVIELVIGPKQGPALHEHRNDDELWFVLDGEFRFKVGEVMLQASIGGMAYGPRGTPHCFQNVGDEPGRLLIVTTPAGLERFFRDFAAGSPAGPAAPETLAELGLAHGLEFRGPPLGVSDPI; this is translated from the coding sequence ATGTCGCCTCCCCACCCACCCTTCGCTGTGCAGGCTGGCGAGGGCAGCGTCCTGGAGACGCCGACGGGGGACCGAGCCGTGGTCAAGGCCGACGCGGCGCAGACCAACGGCTCGATGACCGTGATCGAGCTCGTGATCGGTCCCAAGCAGGGCCCAGCGCTGCACGAGCACCGCAACGACGACGAACTCTGGTTCGTCCTCGACGGGGAGTTCCGCTTCAAGGTGGGCGAGGTGATGCTCCAGGCGTCGATCGGCGGTATGGCCTACGGGCCGCGAGGAACCCCGCACTGCTTCCAGAACGTCGGCGACGAGCCAGGACGATTGCTGATCGTCACCACCCCGGCCGGTCTGGAGCGGTTCTTCCGGGACTTCGCCGCCGGGTCGCCCGCGGGTCCGGCGGCTCCGGAAACGCTGGCCGAACTCGGGCTCGCCCACGGCCTCGAGTTCCGCGGGCCACCCTTGGGTGTCTCCGACCCGATCTGA
- a CDS encoding DUF3604 domain-containing protein, with protein sequence MPPVNIGDVDRRRPVDPTISSPADRQPHPADPLRPQPGTAADAHDDAARRRALEEVRAFSRQLLAAAAAGTDLTTVNDRLDPDPARFFWIDEGDGTIPELLAAARQVLMEAPPLPGHVRHRTRRVPTGGAATRPSVAVGPDGRRVLAWISWRRGEGEHVVATVAEADGAPLAAPAPVSGPPTDVFRPRTVVDAAGRCWVAYARADGVAGPVAVYARVFDDGDWGDEQLVSTTAHPSFNQELIAHADGSVEVVWQGRDRDRFGIHTRRWRDGAWQETVRLDADVAGNAWDPSLTVAPDGDTVYAWCSYRGGAYGIVTRRAGAAGPAVDLGPARPLTGGTDYALHPSLATAGDGSVWCAFDLVTIHGHGGSGPTALLPTERLASPPTLGMRDAGRFVPPEMRPNTRARVHAVRLTDDGVEEDPVPLGRGFEVNPSGMPQLAATAGGGVVAVYRILRRLPLLHYYWEVAVQHLGPDGPGPVGTLSDSDGGMEEPAVAWSPDGAVVVAATDLRTTHALSWEHGFGGRRDAALSVHVGEVAWHGVHGDGEVVVADVPGGPPPRRGRTRPTVTASGREEARAWLAGPQERYRTEVEGVTRSLYWGDLHRHSLISRCTAADDPGIDDFYRYAWDVCDYDFWAVTDHAENSSDHQWWHIQKLADLFHVPDRFVPLYGFEWTSDHGHQNVIYGDVARGAPILSSTDEATDRPDTLWAALRQFPRYPAITIPHHPGAAMVHYDWSYGDESFLRLVEVFQSCRGNYEHDGCFRQYMDATLPGTFTVDGLRAGHRFGLVASSDHGYGASYVGVYATSLRRGDVFAALHDRRTIAATARGIVVDARIGDTFLGGERRQNGPVELQAYVRGYRDLARIDIVRDGELAHAITPRLDLPRGWVAAPLRVEWGGARTDRDWSGTLTIDGGEVLQTPYWARDIREVSRDRVRWQAATHAFGGGGWYAPTRGGVDLTVVGPPHAHVVVDTASGVVRATLRQVRNGVVHAAGVEAPPDGTLRLQPGTGGLTSLGDREHTLSWVDPAGGPAFYYVRVFLVDGEMAWSSPIWVDPG encoded by the coding sequence GTGCCACCCGTCAACATCGGTGACGTTGATCGGCGGCGGCCCGTGGATCCCACCATCTCCAGCCCGGCGGACCGCCAGCCGCACCCGGCGGACCCGCTCCGGCCGCAGCCGGGAACCGCTGCAGACGCGCACGACGACGCGGCGCGACGCCGCGCGCTCGAGGAGGTCCGCGCGTTCAGCCGCCAGCTGCTCGCCGCAGCCGCCGCCGGCACGGACCTGACGACGGTCAACGACCGTCTGGATCCGGATCCTGCCCGGTTCTTCTGGATCGACGAGGGCGACGGCACGATTCCCGAGCTGCTCGCCGCCGCACGGCAGGTGTTGATGGAGGCCCCGCCGCTGCCCGGCCACGTGCGCCACCGCACCCGGCGCGTGCCCACGGGCGGCGCGGCGACACGCCCGTCGGTGGCGGTCGGCCCCGACGGTCGACGCGTGCTCGCCTGGATCAGCTGGCGACGCGGCGAGGGCGAGCACGTCGTGGCCACCGTCGCGGAGGCCGACGGCGCGCCCCTCGCCGCTCCCGCGCCCGTCTCTGGTCCGCCGACGGACGTGTTCCGCCCGCGCACCGTGGTCGATGCCGCCGGGCGCTGCTGGGTGGCATACGCGCGCGCGGACGGGGTCGCCGGGCCGGTGGCGGTGTACGCGCGCGTGTTCGACGACGGCGACTGGGGCGACGAGCAGCTCGTCAGCACGACCGCGCACCCGTCGTTCAACCAGGAGCTGATCGCCCACGCCGACGGCAGCGTCGAGGTCGTGTGGCAGGGCCGCGACCGCGACCGCTTCGGCATCCATACCCGGCGGTGGCGCGACGGCGCCTGGCAGGAGACGGTCCGGCTGGACGCCGACGTCGCCGGCAACGCCTGGGACCCGAGCCTCACCGTGGCGCCCGACGGCGACACCGTCTACGCCTGGTGCAGCTACCGGGGGGGTGCCTACGGGATCGTCACGCGGCGGGCCGGCGCCGCGGGCCCGGCCGTCGACCTCGGGCCGGCACGCCCGCTGACCGGCGGGACCGACTACGCGCTGCACCCGAGCCTCGCCACCGCCGGCGACGGGTCGGTGTGGTGCGCGTTCGATCTCGTCACCATCCACGGCCACGGCGGATCCGGGCCGACGGCGCTGCTGCCCACGGAGCGGCTCGCCTCGCCGCCGACGCTCGGGATGCGCGACGCCGGACGGTTCGTGCCGCCCGAGATGCGTCCGAACACTCGCGCGCGCGTCCACGCCGTGCGACTCACCGACGACGGCGTGGAGGAGGACCCCGTCCCGCTCGGCCGTGGGTTCGAGGTGAACCCGTCCGGAATGCCGCAGCTCGCCGCCACCGCCGGCGGTGGCGTGGTCGCCGTCTACCGGATCCTGCGGCGCCTGCCGCTGCTGCACTACTACTGGGAGGTCGCCGTCCAGCACCTCGGCCCGGACGGCCCCGGGCCGGTCGGGACGCTGTCGGACAGCGATGGTGGCATGGAGGAGCCCGCCGTCGCCTGGAGCCCCGATGGCGCCGTCGTGGTCGCGGCCACGGACCTGCGAACGACCCACGCGCTGTCCTGGGAGCACGGCTTCGGCGGTCGCCGCGACGCCGCGCTGTCGGTGCACGTCGGCGAGGTCGCCTGGCACGGCGTCCACGGGGACGGTGAGGTGGTGGTGGCCGACGTGCCGGGGGGGCCGCCACCTCGTCGCGGACGTACTCGACCCACCGTCACCGCCAGTGGACGCGAGGAGGCGCGCGCCTGGCTCGCGGGCCCTCAGGAGCGGTACCGCACCGAGGTCGAGGGGGTCACACGCAGCCTCTACTGGGGCGACCTGCACCGACACTCACTGATCAGCCGGTGCACCGCCGCCGACGACCCCGGCATCGACGACTTCTACCGCTACGCCTGGGACGTCTGCGACTACGACTTCTGGGCCGTGACCGACCACGCCGAGAACTCCTCGGACCACCAGTGGTGGCACATCCAGAAACTGGCCGATCTCTTCCACGTGCCCGACCGGTTCGTGCCGCTCTACGGCTTCGAGTGGACCAGCGACCACGGGCACCAGAACGTGATCTACGGCGACGTCGCGCGCGGCGCACCGATCCTGTCGTCGACCGACGAGGCGACCGACCGCCCCGACACGCTCTGGGCGGCGCTGCGGCAGTTCCCCCGGTACCCGGCCATCACCATCCCCCACCACCCGGGGGCGGCGATGGTCCACTACGACTGGAGCTACGGCGACGAGTCCTTCTTGCGGCTGGTCGAGGTCTTCCAGTCGTGCCGCGGCAACTACGAGCACGACGGATGCTTCCGCCAGTACATGGACGCGACGCTGCCCGGCACGTTCACGGTCGACGGCCTGCGTGCCGGGCACCGGTTCGGACTGGTCGCTTCCTCCGACCACGGGTACGGGGCCAGCTACGTCGGCGTCTACGCAACCAGCTTGCGGCGCGGTGACGTCTTCGCGGCGCTCCACGACCGCCGCACCATCGCGGCGACCGCGCGTGGCATCGTCGTCGACGCGCGGATCGGTGACACGTTCCTCGGCGGCGAACGACGCCAGAACGGTCCCGTGGAGCTGCAGGCGTACGTGCGCGGTTACCGCGACCTCGCCCGTATCGACATCGTGCGCGACGGTGAGCTCGCCCACGCCATCACGCCGCGGCTCGACCTTCCGCGCGGCTGGGTCGCCGCGCCGCTCCGGGTGGAGTGGGGTGGCGCCCGGACCGATCGGGACTGGAGCGGAACCCTGACCATCGACGGGGGCGAGGTGCTGCAGACGCCGTACTGGGCCCGCGACATCCGTGAGGTGTCGCGCGACCGGGTGCGATGGCAGGCGGCGACACACGCGTTCGGGGGCGGCGGCTGGTACGCGCCGACCCGGGGTGGGGTCGACCTGACCGTGGTCGGCCCGCCGCACGCCCATGTCGTCGTGGACACGGCCTCCGGCGTGGTGAGGGCCACGCTGCGGCAGGTGCGCAACGGCGTCGTGCACGCCGCCGGCGTCGAGGCGCCTCCCGACGGCACGCTGCGCCTGCAGCCGGGCACGGGCGGGCTGACGAGCCTGGGCGACCGCGAGCACACGCTCAGCTGGGTCGACCCCGCCGGCGGCCCGGCGTTCTACTACGTGCGGGTGTTCCTCGTGGACGGCGAGATGGCCTGGTCCTCGCCGATCTGGGTCGATCCCGGCTGA
- a CDS encoding DUF899 domain-containing protein produces MSLPRIATRDEWLVARRELLAAEKDLTRRRDAINTRRRELPMVEIEKNYVFEGPNGPVGLVDLFEGRRQLIIYHFMFHPEWDEGCPSCTAGTDEVSRGFLEHLRIRDTTYALVSRAPLVKLEQWKKTKGWDLPWYSSFGSDFNYDFGVTIDESRGYDEYNFRTLDEYAAMGQESMKTAEQPYDMPGRSCFLQVDGRVFHTYSHYARALEATGGSYYFLDLTALGRQEEWEEPKGRTESARAASPDFAS; encoded by the coding sequence GTGAGCCTTCCGAGGATCGCCACGCGGGATGAGTGGTTGGTGGCGCGCAGAGAGCTGCTCGCCGCGGAGAAGGACCTGACACGGCGGCGCGACGCGATCAACACGCGGCGTCGGGAGCTGCCGATGGTCGAGATCGAGAAGAACTACGTCTTCGAGGGCCCGAACGGCCCGGTGGGCCTCGTCGACCTCTTCGAGGGACGTCGGCAACTGATCATCTACCACTTCATGTTCCATCCCGAGTGGGACGAGGGGTGCCCGAGCTGCACCGCGGGCACCGACGAGGTGTCCAGGGGGTTCCTCGAGCACCTCCGCATCCGCGACACGACCTATGCGCTGGTGTCGCGGGCGCCGTTGGTCAAACTCGAGCAGTGGAAGAAGACGAAGGGCTGGGATCTGCCCTGGTACTCGTCGTTCGGGTCCGACTTCAACTATGACTTCGGCGTCACGATCGACGAATCCCGCGGCTACGACGAGTACAACTTCCGGACGCTCGACGAGTACGCAGCGATGGGCCAGGAGAGCATGAAGACGGCCGAGCAGCCCTATGACATGCCGGGCCGGAGTTGCTTCCTGCAGGTGGATGGGCGCGTGTTCCACACCTACTCCCACTACGCACGAGCCCTCGAGGCCACGGGCGGCTCGTACTACTTCCTCGACCTCACGGCGCTGGGTCGACAGGAGGAATGGGAGGAGCCGAAGGGTCGCACCGAGTCGGCTCGGGCGGCCAGCCCGGACTTCGCGTCATGA
- a CDS encoding SRPBCC family protein: MPVDVLVETVIDRPVEEVAAYASDPRHAPEWYVNIQSIQWRTEPPLVVGSEMDFVARFLGRRISYTYRVTAFVPAERLAMSTAQGPFPMETTYTWEPVEAGTRMTLRNTGEPSGFARLGAGVLESAMRRSTTQDLARLKANLESGRS, encoded by the coding sequence ATGCCCGTCGACGTGCTGGTGGAAACCGTGATCGACCGCCCGGTCGAGGAGGTGGCGGCCTACGCCAGCGACCCCAGGCATGCGCCCGAGTGGTATGTGAACATCCAGTCGATCCAGTGGCGTACCGAGCCGCCGCTGGTGGTCGGCTCCGAAATGGACTTCGTCGCACGGTTTCTCGGCCGCCGGATCAGCTACACCTACCGGGTCACGGCGTTCGTGCCAGCAGAGCGTCTGGCGATGAGCACCGCGCAGGGGCCGTTCCCGATGGAGACCACCTACACGTGGGAACCCGTCGAGGCTGGCACCCGCATGACGCTGCGCAACACCGGCGAGCCGTCGGGCTTCGCGCGTCTGGGCGCAGGAGTGTTGGAGTCGGCCATGCGTCGCTCCACCACGCAGGACCTCGCACGCCTGAAGGCCAATCTGGAGTCGGGTCGTTCCTGA
- a CDS encoding DUF4442 domain-containing protein, whose translation MPDGSTETLLDGLRQLGTQLPFNRHLGVEVVELAPGLARTRLPADERLGNHVGGVHAIAELAPVELAGALAASSRLVPLLERGYVPVVGGLQVRYTAPARGELTATAEVGEQVLAPALAAADAGERPRLDVEVRVTDPDGTQVADARLHFVYLAVAPEPT comes from the coding sequence GTGCCGGACGGATCGACGGAGACGCTGCTGGACGGACTGCGGCAACTGGGCACCCAGCTGCCGTTCAACCGGCACCTCGGCGTCGAGGTGGTCGAACTGGCACCCGGGCTCGCCCGCACGCGGCTGCCGGCCGACGAGCGGTTGGGCAACCACGTCGGTGGTGTGCACGCGATCGCCGAGCTGGCGCCGGTCGAGCTGGCTGGCGCGCTGGCCGCCTCCAGCCGCCTGGTCCCGCTGCTCGAGCGCGGCTACGTCCCGGTCGTCGGCGGGCTGCAGGTCCGCTACACGGCGCCCGCCCGTGGCGAGCTGACCGCGACCGCCGAAGTCGGCGAGCAGGTGCTGGCTCCCGCGCTGGCGGCGGCCGACGCCGGCGAGCGACCACGCCTGGACGTCGAGGTGCGGGTCACCGACCCGGACGGCACCCAGGTCGCCGACGCCCGGTTGCACTTCGTGTACCTGGCGGTCGCTCCGGAGCCGACGTGA
- the hemE gene encoding uroporphyrinogen decarboxylase, which yields MTVTDLDAAVPARPHDDSAFVLACRGLPHDHVPVWFMRQAGRALAEYRAIRAQHTFEEVVHTPELAAEVTLQPVRRYGVDAAILFSDIVTPVQALGVGVEIEPGVGPVVEQPFRTPADVDRLRPLEPDTDLAFVLETVSILARELPVPLIGFAGAPFTVASYLIEGGPSKSYSRTKALMYADEATWHVLMERLADITLVSLTAQVERGASAVQLFDSWAGALHPEDYARYVLPHSRRILDAIGELGVPRIHFGVGTGELLGAMAAEGAADVVGVDWRVPLADARRRIPTGVGMQGNLEPAVCLGPWEGVERRVLDVLAAADRAVDHVFNLGHGVLPATDPAILRNVVELVHREGRVGDRRGRGAEPADG from the coding sequence ATGACCGTCACCGACCTCGATGCCGCCGTGCCCGCCCGGCCACACGACGACAGCGCGTTCGTGCTCGCCTGCCGCGGGCTGCCGCACGACCACGTGCCGGTCTGGTTCATGCGCCAGGCCGGCCGCGCCCTGGCCGAGTACCGCGCCATCCGCGCCCAGCACACCTTCGAGGAGGTCGTGCACACGCCGGAGCTGGCCGCCGAGGTGACCCTGCAGCCCGTGCGCCGCTACGGGGTGGACGCCGCGATCCTGTTCTCCGACATCGTCACACCCGTCCAGGCGCTGGGGGTCGGGGTCGAGATCGAGCCCGGCGTCGGTCCGGTCGTCGAGCAGCCGTTCCGCACGCCGGCCGACGTGGACCGGCTGCGGCCGCTGGAGCCCGACACCGACCTGGCCTTCGTGCTGGAGACGGTCTCGATCCTCGCCCGCGAGCTCCCCGTCCCGCTGATCGGATTCGCCGGCGCACCGTTCACGGTCGCCAGCTACCTGATCGAGGGCGGCCCCTCGAAGTCGTACAGCCGCACCAAAGCCCTGATGTACGCCGACGAGGCCACCTGGCACGTGCTGATGGAGCGGTTGGCCGACATCACGCTCGTGTCGCTGACGGCGCAGGTCGAGCGCGGCGCCAGCGCGGTCCAGCTGTTCGACTCCTGGGCCGGTGCGCTGCATCCCGAGGACTACGCCCGCTACGTGCTGCCGCACAGCCGCCGCATCCTGGACGCGATCGGCGAACTCGGGGTACCGCGCATCCACTTCGGGGTCGGCACCGGTGAACTGCTCGGTGCGATGGCGGCCGAGGGCGCCGCTGACGTCGTCGGCGTGGACTGGCGCGTCCCGCTCGCCGACGCCCGCCGCCGCATCCCGACCGGGGTGGGCATGCAGGGCAACCTCGAACCGGCCGTCTGCCTCGGACCGTGGGAGGGTGTCGAGCGGCGCGTGCTGGACGTGCTCGCGGCCGCGGACCGCGCCGTCGACCACGTGTTCAACCTCGGCCATGGCGTACTGCCGGCCACGGATCCGGCCATCCTCCGCAACGTGGTGGAGCTGGTGCACCGTGAGGGCCGCGTCGGCGACCGGCGCGGCCGGGGCGCGGAGCCGGCCGATGGATGA
- a CDS encoding N-acetyltransferase family protein: MRGEGPFVREAEVGDAAAIAALQVRSWQAAYRGIVPDAVLDHLTEDAWRQRWIDQLTGAGRDGVHRLVSSDAVDGPARAVAACGPALVPSVALTAQLYVLYADPPSWGRGHGGALLRRVHELLAADGHAGALLWVAAANDRSIGFYEHHGWARDGETQREEVAGATFDEARMVRDLADWRPPS, translated from the coding sequence ATGCGTGGCGAGGGTCCTTTCGTCCGCGAGGCCGAAGTCGGCGATGCGGCTGCCATCGCCGCACTGCAGGTTCGCTCGTGGCAGGCGGCCTATCGCGGCATCGTGCCGGATGCCGTTCTCGACCACCTGACCGAGGACGCCTGGCGCCAGCGGTGGATCGATCAACTCACCGGAGCCGGACGTGACGGGGTCCATCGACTCGTCTCGAGCGACGCGGTGGACGGACCGGCACGCGCGGTCGCAGCTTGCGGGCCCGCGCTGGTGCCGTCGGTCGCGCTGACCGCCCAGCTCTACGTGCTGTACGCCGACCCACCGAGTTGGGGACGCGGGCACGGCGGCGCCCTGCTGCGCCGCGTCCACGAACTCCTCGCTGCCGACGGACACGCCGGTGCCCTGCTGTGGGTGGCCGCAGCCAACGACCGCTCGATCGGGTTCTACGAGCATCATGGATGGGCGAGGGACGGGGAGACCCAGCGTGAGGAGGTGGCGGGCGCGACGTTCGACGAGGCACGAATGGTGCGCGACCTCGCTGACTGGCGACCGCCGTCGTGA
- a CDS encoding aminotransferase class IV, producing the protein MAATHDHTPPTPGRAIAWVDGRVLPASDATVPLTDEGFLRGDAVFEAVLVRGGRTHALEPHLARLERSARAIDLPLPPVRRAVADLLAAWGERDGALRIIVTRGGAVRGILGGVSWPPTISLALVAAPWRTAISGVKTLSYAANQWALRQARARDADDALIVDGGLLHELPTGALLLVTDGQVTTPDPGKLPILDSVTVQALGQIVEVEQATPDVDTLRAADEVFVVSATRPVLPVHAVLFEGEEEVEYPAPGPVTARLQEAFAAHVLANLDDG; encoded by the coding sequence ATGGCTGCCACCCACGACCACACCCCACCGACGCCCGGACGCGCGATCGCGTGGGTCGACGGGCGCGTCCTGCCCGCGTCCGACGCCACGGTCCCGCTGACCGACGAGGGCTTCCTGCGCGGCGACGCCGTGTTCGAGGCGGTGCTCGTGCGCGGCGGGCGGACCCATGCCCTCGAACCCCATCTCGCCCGCCTGGAGCGCTCCGCCCGTGCGATCGACCTGCCGCTGCCGCCGGTCCGGCGGGCGGTCGCCGACCTCCTCGCAGCCTGGGGCGAGCGTGACGGCGCCCTGCGCATCATCGTGACCCGCGGCGGCGCGGTCCGCGGCATCCTCGGCGGCGTGTCGTGGCCGCCGACGATCTCGCTGGCCCTGGTCGCGGCGCCGTGGCGCACCGCCATCTCCGGGGTGAAGACCCTCTCGTACGCCGCGAACCAGTGGGCGTTGCGCCAGGCCAGGGCCCGCGACGCGGACGACGCCCTGATCGTCGACGGAGGCCTGCTGCACGAACTGCCCACCGGCGCGTTGTTGCTGGTGACCGACGGGCAGGTGACGACACCCGATCCGGGCAAGCTCCCCATCCTCGACTCGGTGACGGTGCAGGCGCTCGGCCAGATCGTCGAGGTGGAGCAGGCGACCCCGGACGTGGACACGCTGCGTGCCGCCGACGAGGTGTTCGTCGTCTCCGCGACCCGTCCGGTCCTGCCCGTCCACGCCGTGCTGTTCGAGGGCGAGGAGGAGGTCGAGTACCCGGCGCCCGGGCCGGTCACCGCCCGGCTGCAGGAGGCGTTCGCGGCGCACGTGCTGGCCAACCTCGACGACGGCTGA
- the hemG gene encoding protoporphyrinogen oxidase, whose amino-acid sequence MSATPATPAAARRRTRVAVVGGGITGLATAWHLRDEMDVTVFEADGRLGGEVHTIHLGDAPLDVGADAFLARHPEGERLVRALGFGDDDLVAPASGQVHVWARGRLRPLPAGTVFGVPTDLRALARSGVLSPAALARAAMEPLLPRRRVVGDRSVADLVGERFGPAVVDALVEPLLGGVYAGRADRLSTQATVPPVWAAAREHRSLQRGLHEHRVKAAADARPVFLTVRGGMSRVIGRLRDDLADRVHVDRPVQALQRAEDVWHLDVAGREVTFDRVVLAVPPAVAARLLVGVCDDAARELAGIPSASVGVVALAYDHADAADVPGGSGLLVPRSEGRLIKAATWTSRKWPHHADRERFLLRASVGRVDDASGLDLADDELAARVDAEVREAAGIRGRARAWHVQRWRDALPQYDIGHRARVERIRHALEAVPGLHVGGAGLDGLGIAARAKDAERLAAEARGE is encoded by the coding sequence GTGAGCGCGACGCCGGCGACCCCCGCGGCCGCCCGTCGTCGCACGCGCGTCGCCGTCGTCGGTGGCGGGATCACGGGGCTCGCGACCGCCTGGCACCTGCGTGACGAGATGGACGTCACCGTGTTCGAGGCGGACGGGCGCCTCGGCGGCGAGGTGCACACCATCCACCTCGGTGACGCCCCGCTGGACGTCGGTGCCGATGCGTTCCTGGCACGGCACCCGGAGGGGGAGCGGCTCGTCCGCGCGCTCGGGTTCGGTGACGACGACCTCGTGGCCCCGGCCAGCGGGCAGGTGCACGTCTGGGCGCGCGGCCGGCTGCGGCCGCTGCCGGCGGGCACCGTCTTCGGGGTGCCCACCGACCTGCGCGCCCTGGCCCGCTCCGGGGTCCTGTCGCCTGCGGCGCTGGCCCGGGCGGCGATGGAGCCGCTGCTGCCGCGCCGCCGCGTCGTCGGTGACCGCAGCGTCGCCGACCTGGTGGGGGAGCGGTTCGGCCCGGCGGTCGTCGACGCCCTGGTCGAGCCGCTGCTGGGCGGCGTCTACGCCGGCCGGGCCGACCGGCTGAGCACCCAGGCGACCGTCCCGCCGGTGTGGGCCGCGGCCCGCGAGCACCGGTCGCTGCAGCGCGGCCTGCACGAGCACCGGGTCAAGGCGGCGGCGGACGCCCGGCCGGTGTTCCTGACGGTCCGCGGTGGCATGTCGCGGGTCATCGGCCGCCTCCGCGACGACCTCGCCGACCGTGTCCACGTCGACCGTCCCGTGCAGGCCCTGCAGCGGGCGGAAGACGTCTGGCACCTCGACGTCGCCGGCCGTGAGGTCACCTTCGACCGGGTGGTGCTGGCCGTCCCGCCCGCGGTGGCGGCCCGCCTGCTGGTCGGGGTCTGTGACGACGCCGCCCGCGAGTTGGCGGGGATTCCCAGCGCGTCGGTCGGTGTCGTGGCGCTGGCCTACGACCATGCCGACGCCGCCGACGTGCCTGGCGGCAGCGGACTGCTCGTCCCACGCTCGGAAGGGCGGCTGATCAAGGCCGCGACCTGGACCTCGCGCAAGTGGCCCCACCACGCCGACCGCGAGCGGTTCCTGCTGCGGGCCAGCGTCGGGCGCGTGGACGACGCCTCCGGGCTGGACCTGGCCGACGACGAGTTGGCCGCCCGGGTGGACGCGGAGGTCCGGGAGGCCGCCGGCATCCGCGGACGGGCCCGGGCCTGGCACGTGCAGCGGTGGCGGGACGCCCTGCCGCAGTACGACATCGGGCACCGGGCACGGGTGGAGCGCATCCGGCATGCTCTGGAGGCCGTGCCGGGCCTGCACGTCGGGGGCGCGGGCCTGGACGGTCTGGGCATCGCGGCCCGGGCCAAGGACGCCGAACGGCTCGCCGCCGAGGCGCGCGGCGAATGA
- a CDS encoding trehalose-6-phosphate synthase, with amino-acid sequence MPTDTSSPAASLRRPLVVVANRLPVKQTERGWEAAAGGLVTALRPVIEETGGAWVGWDDAGESVPRRVDGLPADLHAVTLTPEEVAGHYHGFSNRTLWPLFHDLVVQPVIDRSWWHTYEDVNRRFADTVAKVVGDHDEPPVLWVQDYHLLPLPEMLRRVSPASPIGFFLHIPFPPPELVARLPWRDQLLHGMLAADSIGFHTTRYRDNFVRTVQQLFSGVTSLGDTLALPDGRHVRAVAHPISIDADEFAQLATDPETERDLAELREQFAGRRVFLGVDRLDYTKGIRHRLQSIELMLEENPDLRREVAFVQIAVPSRDDVQEYQELRTEVETEVGRINGRFTEPGHDVPVHYLYRGVPRHHLAAYYRLADVMCITPLKDGMNLVAKEFVTVQAAAGEAGVLLLSEFTGAAQEFEPDAVRCNPFDIEGTSHLMRSALTLEHDDRRERIGRMAESVRSCDVFRWVADELADIERGHAGP; translated from the coding sequence GTGCCGACCGATACATCGTCACCCGCCGCATCCCTTCGCCGACCGCTCGTCGTCGTCGCCAACCGGCTCCCGGTCAAGCAGACCGAACGGGGTTGGGAGGCCGCGGCGGGCGGCCTGGTCACGGCGCTTCGTCCGGTCATCGAAGAGACCGGCGGGGCCTGGGTCGGCTGGGACGACGCCGGCGAGTCCGTCCCGCGTCGGGTCGACGGGCTGCCGGCCGACCTGCACGCCGTCACGCTGACGCCCGAGGAGGTCGCGGGCCACTACCACGGCTTCTCCAACCGCACGCTGTGGCCGCTCTTCCACGACCTCGTGGTCCAGCCGGTGATCGACCGCAGCTGGTGGCACACCTACGAGGACGTCAACCGCCGCTTCGCGGACACGGTCGCCAAGGTCGTCGGCGACCACGACGAGCCGCCGGTGCTGTGGGTGCAGGACTACCACCTGCTGCCGCTACCGGAGATGCTGCGCCGCGTCAGTCCCGCCAGCCCGATCGGCTTCTTCCTCCACATCCCGTTTCCCCCGCCGGAGCTGGTCGCGCGCCTGCCGTGGCGCGACCAGTTGCTGCACGGCATGCTGGCCGCCGACTCGATCGGGTTCCACACGACCCGCTACCGCGACAACTTCGTGCGCACCGTCCAGCAGCTGTTCAGCGGCGTGACGTCGTTGGGCGACACGCTGGCCCTGCCCGACGGCCGGCACGTGCGCGCGGTCGCCCACCCGATCTCCATCGACGCCGACGAGTTCGCGCAGCTGGCCACGGACCCGGAGACCGAGCGCGACCTCGCCGAGTTGCGCGAGCAGTTCGCCGGTCGGCGGGTGTTCCTGGGCGTCGACCGGCTCGACTACACCAAGGGCATCCGCCACCGGCTGCAGTCGATCGAGTTGATGCTCGAGGAGAACCCGGACCTGCGTCGCGAGGTCGCCTTCGTCCAGATCGCGGTCCCCAGCCGGGACGACGTGCAGGAGTACCAGGAGCTGCGCACCGAGGTGGAGACCGAGGTCGGGCGGATCAACGGCCGGTTCACCGAGCCGGGCCACGACGTCCCCGTGCACTACCTCTACCGCGGCGTGCCGCGCCACCACCTCGCCGCCTACTACCGCCTCGCCGACGTCATGTGCATCACCCCGCTCAAGGACGGGATGAACCTCGTCGCCAAGGAATTCGTGACGGTCCAAGCCGCCGCCGGCGAGGCGGGCGTCCTGCTGCTGAGCGAGTTCACCGGGGCGGCCCAGGAGTTCGAGCCCGACGCCGTGCGCTGCAACCCGTTCGACATCGAGGGGACGAGCCACCTGATGCGCTCGGCGCTGACGCTCGAGCACGACGACCGGCGCGAACGCATCGGGCGCATGGCGGAGTCCGTCCGCTCCTGCGACGTCTTCCGCTGGGTCGCCGACGAACTGGCCGACATCGAACGGGGACACGCCGGACCATGA